AGCGTTTCAAAGTAGTAAAGATCGAATCAACCGAACCGTTTCGACGAGGTCGATGGATGTGCATGGACTACTTGGATCATTCCGGAAATCAAACTATAAACAAGGAAGTAAGTTCAGAGAAGAATGGTTCCGGATCTGTTTCGGGAATATCGTCCATGGCCAGTGGAGATGAAGCCCTCCGTACAAAGACTAACACAATGACGAATAACTCAAATGCTTCCGCTGCCACCGGTGGTATTGGAAATCATATTGACGCTGCTGCCCAATTGGCAGCTGATGGAAACCTAAATATTTATCGGTCCGACATTCAAACGACAGCCGCAGGAACTGGTCAGAATTTTAATAACCAGCCGACAGTTCATGGCCAGACTATAGGTGGGTCAGTGAACGTACAATCCCAACAAACACTACAACAATCACAGCTTCCTAATCAATTCCAAGGCACACTTTACGAGGGTAATAGTGGCCACGGTCAGACAATGCCATTGGCAGCATCCGACTTCCAATACCAAGCTACACAGACtcagaatcaaaatcaaaatcagaaCCAGAACCAGCAGTCGTCACAGGTAAATGGCAATGAGACTCCTCCGGTTGCTGGACAATCACAGCCTGCCAGTTTCTTTGCAAACCAATTGAATGCAACTTCAACTAATGCTAATGCCGGCGTAAATAGTGCTCCGCCTACGTTTCAACAGCAACAATCGACACCGGTTCATGGAGCAACGCTGCCAGCCGGTATTCACCTACAAAATCTCGCTGAAGCACCAACCAATACTGGATTTCCAAATGCAAACGCTAACGCAACCGCATCCTATGCTCCGCCTTTTGAAGGAGGTGGCGCTGCTACTCATCCAACGTCATTGCCAACACAACAGACAAGCCAATCGTTCGAGGAGAATACTGGCCATGGTCAGACTATTCCCATGGCTGCAGCCGATTTCCAACAGTTTCAAGCTGCCCAAAATAACCAGCAGCCACAGGCAAATGGTAATGAGACTCCTTCGTCTGCTGGACAATCACAGCCTGTGGGATTCTTTGCAAATAACACAAATGCATCCGCGACTGCTGCTTCTGCGGCTTCAAGTAGTGCTCCCCCGACTTTTCAACAGCAAAACTCGACTCCAGTTCATGGTGCAACTTTGCCAGCAAACATTCATTTACAAAATGGAGCTGGCCCAGGTCCTGCTAGTGCAACTGGTTTTCCAAACAATAACGTATCCTATCAACCAGGTTTTGAAGGTAGCAGTGGTGCGCCTCAAGCTAATACATTGCCAATGCAACAGACTGgccaacagcaacagcaacaacagcagccgcaacaacaacagcagcagcagcaacaacagcaacagcagcaaccaccacaacaacagcagcaacaacaacaacagcagcagccacaacaacagcagcaacaaacGTACCCGGTTTATTATTCTCAAAGTATGACCGGGCCGCAAACCTATGCTGGAGCTGCTATGAGTGGTGCAGCCTATGCAATCTCTGTGAACCAACAAATAGGGACTGATTCAATTAATTcgtaccaacaacaacaacagcagccacaacaacagcagcaacaacagcaacaacaaccacaacaacagcaacaaagtGATTCAAATGCTGGAACCCCCTCAGGAGGCACCAATGGCCAACAACCGCAATCTCAACCACAACAGCAGTTCCAACCGATGCAAACAAATCCACTTGCTGGTCAATCAATGCCTATGCTAAACCAAATGAATTTCAATCTTCAAGGTCAATCGCAGGCTCAGTCGCAGCCGCAGCAACAACAGCCTGTTCAGGCCTCCCAAAACAATACTCCAGCAACTATAAGTGATCCAACAGTTATTGCTGCAACGatacaacaacagcagcaacaaaaccaacaacaacaaattgatATGAACAATTTCGCAACTAACAATGGTAACAACGGTACTGTTACCGGGGGGAGTAATACTAACACAGTGACTAATACGCCTTCAGAAGGTATGAATGCTCCACAgccacagcaacaacaacaacaacagcaaacatcattaccatcatcatcactgTCTGTTGCGGGATCAGTACAGGGATCTTCATCATCAGGAGGAAGTGTTGCAGTTGCATCGACTATAGGCAGTACTACAGACGAAACTCAGCTGCACCATGTTTCGGAAACAGAGACTGAAAGGTAAgtgattattttataataattaatttaaaaaaaaaacttttaaacaataatttaattaacacCATTGTGGTAGTTAAAGGAATTTGTAGCTAGTAGAAATTCTCGATAATTACGAAACTGgtgtgaattttaattttaattggtcCATTGGTATAGATAATGTGTTAAAGTGCCACCTACcgttatttaaaatgatttgttcATTCACTTAAAGTTGATTAACTAAACAATTAAAGTTTGCACTTTGACCAATACATTTTATAGAGGCAAGTTTATAAGTGTTACGTAAAACAGGGTTCAAATCGATtagccatttttaaaatttttaaacattaaaacaataataaaaagattTGACTCTTATATAAAAGCTGTTATCACAATTGACATTCATTCTAGGTTTTAAacataaagattatttttttaaggaacatTTTCCAACTATTGACATTATTTGAGACTGCAAAGAATACAATCATTTCAACAGAACAAagaatgtttgaatttttaagtgaTTGCGATCAATCGAGTGTCATGAAGTAATTGAGGGAATATATTAACtgcaatgttttaaattaaaaaaaaaaatggtacagtaataaaattttaaagcttaTATCTGAAGAAATCGTTTGCCAAATCCATATAACTTCTTAGTTTTTGACACTTACATCTTAGTTTTTTGACACTTCAAATTATTAGGTCCGTTTCCTAAACTACAGTTTGTTTGctggttctttatttttttaagaactgtcATTAGTTGGACGTGTTCAGATGCATCGGttttaataaaaggaaaatagTACTTTGTCCATTgcttaatatttagaaaattgtttactaattttaactttgagACATATTTAATAAGAATCAAAATTTATAATGgtcatttaaaatgtatatagtagtaaaaacactgttttatgTTTCTCGGAATTAATTTCTGCGCAACTTGATGTTAGAATCTATAAAACACGGATAAGCAGACACATCTTAAAACAATATACGATTTAATTCTACGGATCTGAAAATGTCTAGAAAGACGTGTGCTTTtggattgtgtttttttttcttctaatataTAGGGTAGGCTTCTTCAAACAATGTATTTTCAGAAACTATTAatcttttttcttcctttttgaatgatagaaagcaagccgttttttttaaatgaacatcTCTCCGATTTTCTTCCGATTCAACAAGGAGTTCCCCAAGGATCAATTTTATCCCCTTCTATTTCCATTATATGTAAATGAAAAcggtttcattataaatgaagtatccaaacatttttatgccgatgacattcaaatttacaaaagctgtCATTTGGGTTCAATTGAAGACTGCGCTTTCATCCTGAAtcaagaactagaaaagatatcCTACTGGGCGTCTTGCAATGGGTTGTTTCTCAAAGAAAATGCCTGGTTATATCAAGAAAAGAATGAGATTTAGCATACTTTTCTTCCATAATTCTTAACGAGAACCCTTAAAAATTCGtaaattccagtaaaaatctAGGTGCAATCTTCAATAGAACATTGGTCTGGAATGTTCACATTAACCAATTGATAGGTAAATCTTTGAGAACGCCCAGAATTCACCCCATTTAAAACCAGACTAATACTAGCAAGGACCCTAGTAATACCTGTTCTTACTCATGGATGCGAACTTTTTTTCAACTGCGATtccatcagcaaaaataaactaaacatagCCTTTGATAGTATCATTCGATACATCTTTTGGTTAAGAAGGTACGACCATGTTTCACATTTGCAAGAGATTCTACTTAATATGCCTCTAAATGATTTCATGAAGCTTCGAACattgatactgttttttttttaaatcttgaataaACACGTCAACCAGCTTATCACTTTGAAAAAATCAGAATGTCAACATCGAACAGATCGACTTCGGTAACTTTGACACGCTTTTCGTGTTTGACCTCGGAAATACAATTTTCGCTGCATATCGCCTCTGGAACTCACTTCCCACTCATCTATAAGTGATAtgcacattttccaaaaaagtattaaaatcttcttttctaaCCAAAGCAACTAACTTAAAATAGCTTATATCTTTTTCTCCCTCTTTTCTTCTTCtaattctattatttctgttattCCCTTGTTTTCAAGTCAAATAACATTTTATCGATGAATTTTTCTGACATTGTTGCTCACTTGGCAAAATTAGatatcaaaatgtttatttatcgGTCTCATTTAAGAGTTCTATTTCATTTTGGGCAGTTCTGCATTCCGAAAAATAGCTTCATCTTATTCGAATGATTTAGAgctcgtaaaatatttaaactgtacATTAATTGTCTCAAAAATCAGAACGGctgaatatttatatatatttaccaTTTATCCCTCATGTCCCTAGCCAAGGGATTCCTGAACAGAATTGTCGCTgacttttattttcagtttccattcgtcgcaatatcgctgaatcttatcgaaatcacgctgaaagagaattctaataacctcaactttACGCAATTAGATTAGATGTAAGAccacctatcagatcgctggtgtaaatgctgaaaagaatgggcgaattcaccgcttcctgttgaagaccatttttgatTAGTAATGTTTTGGTAGAAGTtaaattgccacttttgacaacaaactttctaccgttaagcatatcataaagtatatacaacaacggtttgcttatgccaatcctgctcagttttagataaagaccctctaaccatacagtgtcaaaggcctttttttttaaatcaaccaGAAAAGCACCtctgcattgttgttttgatttattctattggatatcagaaacgattTTAGACGCCGCATGAATTGAGTCATGCATGACCCGTCctaaacccgaactgtttattcGGAATTATtctgttgtccgcagcccattTAGTCAGGGCCCTATTGAAGATCTTTTCGGAAGGAATGCTGATGCTcgaaagaagacttatcgaccgaggATTtaacgggttggagttgtcctttttcctttttgggagaggatgaaccacagtggCCTCcaaatgcactggataatatgcaatTTTcaatgcattattgaagagtgtggtatatatgtcaattgcctccatcggtaagtGTCTTaatacaacgttggatatacatCTGCTGactctttgttttttattgaatggaagatgagctgaagctcaaccttcgtcactaacaagtcCAGTTtactcggcgattatggcattttccaaggaatcgtcatcgaACCACATAAAAccacggttctcagatcgccattgtgtcatatcatttccaaggtaaaagtgattaagtaggactatgttttccaggtcgtggttggggcgaatgctaacattcaccttgttcAAATTTTTCCTTcagatcttcaattatgtaaaagtcatcgtcaaagatgacttcttctggatctaattgccctgtcctgagtacgtctctgttctctttagttctttggagtttcagacacggaagatcattatcgttctttttcctgaatatcttgttgattttagggaacatactagggtcactgaaATTAACTGACCcagtcccagtacttgttaatatttgataacctgtagttctctttaatcaacagattgacattttgtaTTGAAGATAGTCGAACGttctaaccatcatgccatgaaCACGGTACTATACCAACTTCATGAATTAATTGTAGTAGTAAATCCATCCAATATTTTAACGCAAAAGGAAGGTTTTTCATATCAAAGATATATTTTTCGGCAAAAAAATCCgtcaaaattcttttaaagatCGTTTTACGACAAACTCATAATGTTTACTCCAATTATTATTGCTAATTTGACAAACTTATGAACTTTCCGACAatcatttaaattcttttagttTGTCATACTAATTGTTCAACCTGAATAGTTTACATACAAAAGGAGGTTACCTTTCATGAACCTAACtaatataatacaattttgtttttggaaagaatttCCTCATAAGACTATTGTCCAAGTTGCGAGTCCTTGTGACATTCTTTTTAAACCGCGACATTACTCACTCTTGAAgttatatgtacgagtatattgacctcgatttgtttttattttttcgaaattgaaatgtttt
This window of the Eupeodes corollae chromosome 3, idEupCoro1.1, whole genome shotgun sequence genome carries:
- the LOC129948770 gene encoding protein bunched, class 2/F/G isoform isoform X9, coding for MAENQTASEDSGQPQQQQDQQTSSQQSQQTDSSPDQESSSDSITPNPRSKTLNMRNSLTCIKLPRPVTSTSTSVDGSSVHKSSGKHHHHNHNHHHNHNSTSSGHHEHNVIHRTTSESLRLGLDYPGNGGGGSMTNSTSNSSSIREGSSSMAATTKSSNSTSNHSHSMSSSSSHSHSSRPHSHPHLPNSEGGPMQRKPKTSSFQITSVTVGSKFSSDNGDDSADDLDESHTDDNSRITDLENETPSVSEDTFSKEDVFFANNALSTTAPVIPTSSQYGLVVVDPIGSTVGQTIQNVQVNVADNVINVVSAVDNKKKSELKETQHRSERFKVVKIESTEPFRRGRWMCMDYLDHSGNQTINKEVSSEKNGSGSVSGISSMASGDEALRTKTNTMTNNSNASAATGGIGNHIDAAAQLAADGNLNIYRSDIQTTAAGTGQNFNNQPTVHGQTIGGSVNVQSQQTLQQSQLPNQFQGTLYEGNSGHGQTMPLAASDFQYQATQTQNQNQNQNQNQQSSQVNGNETPPVAGQSQPASFFANQLNATSTNANAGVNSAPPTFQQQQSTPVHGATLPAGIHLQNLAEAPTNTGFPNANANATASYAPPFEGGGAATHPTSLPTQQTSQSFEENTGHGQTIPMAAADFQQFQAAQNNQQPQANGNETPSSAGQSQPVGFFANNTNASATAASAASSSAPPTFQQQNSTPVHGATLPANIHLQNGAGPGPASATGFPNNNVSYQPGFEGSSGAPQANTLPMQQTGQQQQQQQQPQQQQQQQQQQQQQQPPQQQQQQQQQQQPQQQQQQTYPVYYSQSMTGPQTYAGAAMSGAAYAISVNQQIGTDSINSYQQQQQQPQQQQQQQQQQPQQQQQSDSNAGTPSGGTNGQQPQSQPQQQFQPMQTNPLAGQSMPMLNQMNFNLQGQSQAQSQPQQQQPVQASQNNTPATISDPTVIAATIQQQQQQNQQQQIDMNNFATNNGNNGTVTGGSNTNTVTNTPSEGMNAPQPQQQQQQQQTSLPSSSLSVAGSVQGSSSSGGSVAVASTIGSTTDETQLHHVSETETERYVKLFFSTNTHEWNESASGTSAVAIDNKIEQAMDLVKCQNDNKSTVNMFLMNCLCLFHVTQNYVYVKERNNYNQYKPSSSNNRTLTYSFYQQCL
- the LOC129948770 gene encoding protein bunched, class 2/F/G isoform isoform X6, with the protein product MAENQTASEDSGQPQQQQDQQTSSQQSQQTDSSPDQESSSDSITPNPRSKTLNMRNSLTCIKLPRPVTSTSTSVDGSSVHKSSGKHHHHNHNHHHNHNSTSSGHHEHNVIHRTTSESLRLGLDYPGNGGGGSMTNSTSNSSSIREGSSSMAATTKSSNSTSNHSHSMSSSSSHSHSSRPHSHPHLPNSEGGPMQRKPKTSSFQITSVTVGSKFSSDNGDDSADDLDESHTDDNSRITDLENETPSVSEDTFSKEDVFFANNALSTTAPVIPTSSQYGLVVVDPIGSTVGQTIQNVQVNVADNVINVVSAVDNKKKSELKETQHRSERFKVVKIESTEPFRRGRWMCMDYLDHSGNQTINKEVSSEKNGSGSVSGISSMASGDEALRTKTNTMTNNSNASAATGGIGNHIDAAAQLAADGNLNIYRSDIQTTAAGTGQNFNNQPTVHGQTIGGSVNVQSQQTLQQSQLPNQFQGTLYEGNSGHGQTMPLAASDFQYQATQTQNQNQNQNQNQQSSQVNGNETPPVAGQSQPASFFANQLNATSTNANAGVNSAPPTFQQQQSTPVHGATLPAGIHLQNLAEAPTNTGFPNANANATASYAPPFEGGGAATHPTSLPTQQTSQSFEENTGHGQTIPMAAADFQQFQAAQNNQQPQANGNETPSSAGQSQPVGFFANNTNASATAASAASSSAPPTFQQQNSTPVHGATLPANIHLQNGAGPGPASATGFPNNNVSYQPGFEGSSGAPQANTLPMQQTGQQQQQQQQPQQQQQQQQQQQQQQPPQQQQQQQQQQQPQQQQQQTYPVYYSQSMTGPQTYAGAAMSGAAYAISVNQQIGTDSINSYQQQQQQPQQQQQQQQQQPQQQQQSDSNAGTPSGGTNGQQPQSQPQQQFQPMQTNPLAGQSMPMLNQMNFNLQGQSQAQSQPQQQQPVQASQNNTPATISDPTVIAATIQQQQQQNQQQQIDMNNFATNNGNNGTVTGGSNTNTVTNTPSEGMNAPQPQQQQQQQQTSLPSSSLSVAGSVQGSSSSGGSVAVASTIGSTTDETQLHHVSETETESSKASSLALALENRGKRNSSIPQLPILAPIFNFNASTDSLSNIKDSDVDGDGDNDGDGDDATEEKHHLFTNLALGDERYMLQSRTSPSDETLDGGESIGKNSSGMRSLPILIGSPTGGGGGIFSRQTSDSVMARSASPTTFQYSPFYYGSPTSSESLVQPISMSFDPSIYGGASTRLSVPTLMSHGHHGGGAITSGNNRLIRVIDGCGRSGIDGLNLGLGLGNDGKTLAAATAAVAAAGGAASVLNSASGTSAVAIDNKIEQAMVSLLFFMSIYYIHSSNKVCILDIRSKDHSKSQK
- the LOC129948770 gene encoding protein bunched, class 2/F/G isoform isoform X2, whose protein sequence is MAENQTASEDSGQPQQQQDQQTSSQQSQQTDSSPDQESSSDSITPNPRSKTLNMRNSLTCIKLPRPVTSTSTSVDGSSVHKSSGKHHHHNHNHHHNHNSTSSGHHEHNVIHRTTSESLRLGLDYPGNGGGGSMTNSTSNSSSIREGSSSMAATTKSSNSTSNHSHSMSSSSSHSHSSRPHSHPHLPNSEGGPMQRKPKTSSFQITSVTVGSKFSSDNGDDSADDLDESHTDDNSRITDLENETPSVSEDTFSKEDVFFANNALSTTAPVIPTSSQYGLVVVDPIGSTVGQTIQNVQVNVADNVINVVSAVDNKKKSELKETQHRSERFKVVKIESTEPFRRGRWMCMDYLDHSGNQTINKEVSSEKNGSGSVSGISSMASGDEALRTKTNTMTNNSNASAATGGIGNHIDAAAQLAADGNLNIYRSDIQTTAAGTGQNFNNQPTVHGQTIGGSVNVQSQQTLQQSQLPNQFQGTLYEGNSGHGQTMPLAASDFQYQATQTQNQNQNQNQNQQSSQVNGNETPPVAGQSQPASFFANQLNATSTNANAGVNSAPPTFQQQQSTPVHGATLPAGIHLQNLAEAPTNTGFPNANANATASYAPPFEGGGAATHPTSLPTQQTSQSFEENTGHGQTIPMAAADFQQFQAAQNNQQPQANGNETPSSAGQSQPVGFFANNTNASATAASAASSSAPPTFQQQNSTPVHGATLPANIHLQNGAGPGPASATGFPNNNVSYQPGFEGSSGAPQANTLPMQQTGQQQQQQQQPQQQQQQQQQQQQQQPPQQQQQQQQQQQPQQQQQQTYPVYYSQSMTGPQTYAGAAMSGAAYAISVNQQIGTDSINSYQQQQQQPQQQQQQQQQQPQQQQQSDSNAGTPSGGTNGQQPQSQPQQQFQPMQTNPLAGQSMPMLNQMNFNLQGQSQAQSQPQQQQPVQASQNNTPATISDPTVIAATIQQQQQQNQQQQIDMNNFATNNGNNGTVTGGSNTNTVTNTPSEGMNAPQPQQQQQQQQTSLPSSSLSVAGSVQGSSSSGGSVAVASTIGSTTDETQLHHVSETETESKASSLALALENRGKRNSSIPQLPILAPIFNFNASTDSLSNIKDSDVDGDGDNDGDGDDATEEKHHLFTNLALGDERYMLQSRTSPSDETLDGGESIGKNSSGMRSLPILIGSPTGGGGGIFSRQTSDSVMARSASPTTFQYSPFYYGSPTSSESLVQPISMSFDPSIYGGASTRLSVPTLMSHGHHGGGAITSGNNRLIRVIDGCGRSGIDGLNLGLGLGNDGKTLAAATAAVAAAGGAASVLNSASGTSAVAIDNKIEQAMDLVKSHLMIAVREEVEVLKEKISELMDKINQLEVENTILKANMSQETLHQLQMQTQLQIAGSVGSGNMIAAPPLQQQIQQQPPQQQQQMQQQQQQQQQQQTIPQQSQQQQQQAPPQAVVNPATNSTTGPLS
- the LOC129948770 gene encoding protein bunched, class 2/F/G isoform isoform X5; the protein is MAENQTASEDSGQPQQQQDQQTSSQQSQQTDSSPDQESSSDSITPNPRSKTLNMRNSLTCIKLPRPVTSTSTSVDGSSVHKSSGKHHHHNHNHHHNHNSTSSGHHEHNVIHRTTSESLRLGLDYPGNGGGGSMTNSTSNSSSIREGSSSMAATTKSSNSTSNHSHSMSSSSSHSHSSRPHSHPHLPNSEGGPMQRKPKTSSFQITSVTVGSKFSSDNGDDSADDLDESHTDDNSRITDLENETPSVSEDTFSKEDVFFANNALSTTAPVIPTSSQYGLVVVDPIGSTVGQTIQNVQVNVADNVINVVSAVDNKKKSELKETQHRSERFKVVKIESTEPFRRGRWMCMDYLDHSGNQTINKEVSSEKNGSGSVSGISSMASGDEALRTKTNTMTNNSNASAATGGIGNHIDAAAQLAADGNLNIYRSDIQTTAAGTGQNFNNQPTVHGQTIGGSVNVQSQQTLQQSQLPNQFQGTLYEGNSGHGQTMPLAASDFQYQATQTQNQNQNQNQNQQSSQVNGNETPPVAGQSQPASFFANQLNATSTNANAGVNSAPPTFQQQQSTPVHGATLPAGIHLQNLAEAPTNTGFPNANANATASYAPPFEGGGAATHPTSLPTQQTSQSFEENTGHGQTIPMAAADFQQFQAAQNNQQPQANGNETPSSAGQSQPVGFFANNTNASATAASAASSSAPPTFQQQNSTPVHGATLPANIHLQNGAGPGPASATGFPNNNVSYQPGFEGSSGAPQANTLPMQQTGQQQQQQQQPQQQQQQQQQQQQQQPPQQQQQQQQQQQPQQQQQQTYPVYYSQSMTGPQTYAGAAMSGAAYAISVNQQIGTDSINSYQQQQQQPQQQQQQQQQQPQQQQQSDSNAGTPSGGTNGQQPQSQPQQQFQPMQTNPLAGQSMPMLNQMNFNLQGQSQAQSQPQQQQPVQASQNNTPATISDPTVIAATIQQQQQQNQQQQIDMNNFATNNGNNGTVTGGSNTNTVTNTPSEGMNAPQPQQQQQQQQTSLPSSSLSVAGSVQGSSSSGGSVAVASTIGSTTDETQLHHVSETETESSKASSLALALENRGKRNSSIPQLPILAPIFNFNASTDSLSNIKDSDVDGDGDNDGDGDDATEEKHHLFTNLALGDERYMLQSRTSPSDETLDGGESIGKNSSGMRSLPILIGSPTGGGGGIFSRQTSDSVMARSASPTTFQYSPFYYGSPTSSESLVQPISMSFDPSIYGGASTRLSVPTLMSHGHHGGGAITSGNNRLIRVIDGCGRSGIDGLNLGLGLGNDGKTLAAATAAVAAAGGAASVLNSASGTSAVAIDNKIEQAMDLVKCQNDNKSTVNMFLMNCLCLFHVTQNYVYVKERNNYNQYKPSSSNNRTLTYSFYQQCL
- the LOC129948770 gene encoding protein bunched, class 2/F/G isoform isoform X3 codes for the protein MAENQTASEDSGQPQQQQDQQTSSQQSQQTDSSPDQESSSDSITPNPRSKTLNMRNSLTCIKLPRPVTSTSTSVDGSSVHKSSGKHHHHNHNHHHNHNSTSSGHHEHNVIHRTTSESLRLGLDYPGNGGGGSMTNSTSNSSSIREGSSSMAATTKSSNSTSNHSHSMSSSSSHSHSSRPHSHPHLPNSEGGPMQRKPKTSSFQITSVTVGSKFSSDNGDDSADDLDESHTDDNSRITDLENETPSVSEDTFSKEDVFFANNALSTTAPVIPTSSQYGLVVVDPIGSTVGQTIQNVQVNVADNVINVVSAVDNKKKSELKETQHRSERFKVVKIESTEPFRRGRWMCMDYLDHSGNQTINKEVSSEKNGSGSVSGISSMASGDEALRTKTNTMTNNSNASAATGGIGNHIDAAAQLAADGNLNIYRSDIQTTAAGTGQNFNNQPTVHGQTIGGSVNVQSQQTLQQSQLPNQFQGTLYEGNSGHGQTMPLAASDFQYQATQTQNQNQNQNQNQQSSQVNGNETPPVAGQSQPASFFANQLNATSTNANAGVNSAPPTFQQQQSTPVHGATLPAGIHLQNLAEAPTNTGFPNANANATASYAPPFEGGGAATHPTSLPTQQTSQSFEENTGHGQTIPMAAADFQQFQAAQNNQQPQANGNETPSSAGQSQPVGFFANNTNASATAASAASSSAPPTFQQQNSTPVHGATLPANIHLQNGAGPGPASATGFPNNNVSYQPGFEGSSGAPQANTLPMQQTGQQQQQQQQPQQQQQQQQQQQQQQPPQQQQQQQQQQQPQQQQQQTYPVYYSQSMTGPQTYAGAAMSGAAYAISVNQQIGTDSINSYQQQQQQPQQQQQQQQQQPQQQQQSDSNAGTPSGGTNGQQPQSQPQQQFQPMQTNPLAGQSMPMLNQMNFNLQGQSQAQSQPQQQQPVQASQNNTPATISDPTVIAATIQQQQQQNQQQQIDMNNFATNNGNNGTVTGGSNTNTVTNTPSEGMNAPQPQQQQQQQQTSLPSSSLSVAGSVQGSSSSGGSVAVASTIGSTTDETQLHHVSETETESSKASSLALALENRDSLSNIKDSDVDGDGDNDGDGDDATEEKHHLFTNLALGDERYMLQSRTSPSDETLDGGESIGKNSSGMRSLPILIGSPTGGGGGIFSRQTSDSVMARSASPTTFQYSPFYYGSPTSSESLVQPISMSFDPSIYGGASTRLSVPTLMSHGHHGGGAITSGNNRLIRVIDGCGRSGIDGLNLGLGLGNDGKTLAAATAAVAAAGGAASVLNSASGTSAVAIDNKIEQAMDLVKSHLMIAVREEVEVLKEKISELMDKINQLEVENTILKANMSQETLHQLQMQTQLQIAGSVGSGNMIAAPPLQQQIQQQPPQQQQQMQQQQQQQQQQQTIPQQSQQQQQQAPPQAVVNPATNSTTGPLS
- the LOC129948770 gene encoding protein bunched, class 2/F/G isoform isoform X4, which encodes MAENQTASEDSGQPQQQQDQQTSSQQSQQTDSSPDQESSSDSITPNPRSKTLNMRNSLTCIKLPRPVTSTSTSVDGSSVHKSSGKHHHHNHNHHHNHNSTSSGHHEHNVIHRTTSESLRLGLDYPGNGGGGSMTNSTSNSSSIREGSSSMAATTKSSNSTSNHSHSMSSSSSHSHSSRPHSHPHLPNSEGGPMQRKPKTSSFQITSVTVGSKFSSDNGDDSADDLDESHTDDNSRITDLENETPSVSEDTFSKEDVFFANNALSTTAPVIPTSSQYGLVVVDPIGSTVGQTIQNVQVNVADNVINVVSAVDNKKKSELKETQHRSERFKVVKIESTEPFRRGRWMCMDYLDHSGNQTINKEVSSEKNGSGSVSGISSMASGDEALRTKTNTMTNNSNASAATGGIGNHIDAAAQLAADGNLNIYRSDIQTTAAGTGQNFNNQPTVHGQTIGGSVNVQSQQTLQQSQLPNQFQGTLYEGNSGHGQTMPLAASDFQYQATQTQNQNQNQNQNQQSSQVNGNETPPVAGQSQPASFFANQLNATSTNANAGVNSAPPTFQQQQSTPVHGATLPAGIHLQNLAEAPTNTGFPNANANATASYAPPFEGGGAATHPTSLPTQQTSQSFEENTGHGQTIPMAAADFQQFQAAQNNQQPQANGNETPSSAGQSQPVGFFANNTNASATAASAASSSAPPTFQQQNSTPVHGATLPANIHLQNGAGPGPASATGFPNNNVSYQPGFEGSSGAPQANTLPMQQTGQQQQQQQQPQQQQQQQQQQQQQQPPQQQQQQQQQQQPQQQQQQTYPVYYSQSMTGPQTYAGAAMSGAAYAISVNQQIGTDSINSYQQQQQQPQQQQQQQQQQPQQQQQSDSNAGTPSGGTNGQQPQSQPQQQFQPMQTNPLAGQSMPMLNQMNFNLQGQSQAQSQPQQQQPVQASQNNTPATISDPTVIAATIQQQQQQNQQQQIDMNNFATNNGNNGTVTGGSNTNTVTNTPSEGMNAPQPQQQQQQQQTSLPSSSLSVAGSVQGSSSSGGSVAVASTIGSTTDETQLHHVSETETESKASSLALALENRDSLSNIKDSDVDGDGDNDGDGDDATEEKHHLFTNLALGDERYMLQSRTSPSDETLDGGESIGKNSSGMRSLPILIGSPTGGGGGIFSRQTSDSVMARSASPTTFQYSPFYYGSPTSSESLVQPISMSFDPSIYGGASTRLSVPTLMSHGHHGGGAITSGNNRLIRVIDGCGRSGIDGLNLGLGLGNDGKTLAAATAAVAAAGGAASVLNSASGTSAVAIDNKIEQAMDLVKSHLMIAVREEVEVLKEKISELMDKINQLEVENTILKANMSQETLHQLQMQTQLQIAGSVGSGNMIAAPPLQQQIQQQPPQQQQQMQQQQQQQQQQQTIPQQSQQQQQQAPPQAVVNPATNSTTGPLS